The following are encoded in a window of Anaerolineae bacterium genomic DNA:
- a CDS encoding NADH-quinone oxidoreductase subunit H, whose protein sequence is MNPIVALLIFPGGLFVLTLGLAYEWVDRKLLARAQNRVGPRWFQPLADVFKLLAKEEVIPNDVNPLLFVGLPIAALAGALTAALYAPIFGLAPAYSFEGDLIVTVYLLSLLTLCMGLAGANTFNRFALVGATRTLTQLFSYEAPFMLALLAPAFVAHTWQISTINAYASTHWLIVTQPIGFLVALIGLMGKLELPPFDAPEAETEIVAGAMTEYSGRGLALFRLGKGVEMVVGLTLVAAFYLGGLASPLDFLLKTGALLIAIVIIQALMTRLRIEQTVGLWWRWGALLVLVQLLLYILWEVVTA, encoded by the coding sequence ATGAACCCGATTGTCGCTTTACTGATCTTTCCCGGTGGTCTGTTTGTCCTGACGCTCGGTCTGGCCTATGAATGGGTTGACCGCAAGTTGCTGGCCCGCGCCCAAAACCGGGTTGGCCCGCGCTGGTTCCAGCCGCTGGCCGACGTATTCAAGTTGCTGGCCAAGGAAGAAGTCATCCCCAACGATGTCAACCCGCTGCTGTTCGTTGGGCTGCCCATCGCGGCGCTGGCCGGGGCGCTGACCGCCGCCCTGTACGCCCCGATCTTCGGCCTGGCCCCCGCCTACAGCTTCGAGGGCGACCTGATCGTCACCGTCTACCTGCTCAGCCTGCTCACGCTGTGCATGGGCCTGGCCGGGGCGAACACATTCAACCGCTTCGCCCTGGTTGGCGCAACACGTACGCTGACCCAGCTTTTTTCCTACGAAGCGCCGTTCATGCTGGCCCTGCTGGCTCCGGCCTTCGTGGCTCACACCTGGCAGATCAGCACGATCAACGCCTATGCCAGCACGCACTGGCTGATCGTCACCCAGCCGATTGGCTTCCTGGTGGCGCTGATCGGCCTGATGGGCAAGCTGGAATTGCCGCCCTTTGATGCGCCGGAGGCCGAAACTGAGATCGTGGCCGGGGCGATGACCGAATACAGCGGGCGCGGGCTGGCGCTCTTCCGGCTGGGTAAGGGCGTGGAAATGGTCGTCGGCTTGACGCTGGTCGCGGCGTTCTACCTGGGCGGGCTTGCCAGCCCGCTGGATTTCCTGCTCAAGACCGGGGCGCTGTTGATCGCCATCGTGATCATCCAGGCCTTGATGACCCGCCTGCGCATCGAGCAGACGGTCGGCCTGTGGTGGCGCTGGGGCGCTCTGCTGGTGCTGGTGCAGTTGTTACTCTACATTCTGTGGGAGGTTGTAACGGCATGA
- a CDS encoding 4Fe-4S binding protein — protein MKLGAMINDIFESIFKHPVTERYPFERKETPSQFRGQLQWNRENCTGCGLCAKDCPANAIEVIVLDRKAKQFVFHYNVDHCLFCAQCVHSCRQGCLSMQPQLWELAALSRAGYRLYYGNDDDIRTYLASQTAAEPAATPQPAVQPVALD, from the coding sequence ATGAAACTTGGGGCGATGATCAACGACATCTTCGAGTCGATCTTCAAACATCCGGTCACGGAGCGTTACCCGTTCGAACGGAAAGAAACGCCATCCCAGTTCCGCGGGCAGCTGCAGTGGAACCGTGAAAACTGCACCGGCTGTGGCCTGTGCGCCAAAGATTGCCCGGCCAACGCGATCGAGGTGATCGTGCTTGATCGCAAAGCCAAGCAGTTCGTCTTTCACTACAACGTCGACCATTGCCTGTTCTGCGCGCAGTGTGTGCATTCCTGCCGCCAGGGTTGCCTGTCCATGCAGCCCCAGCTGTGGGAGCTGGCCGCGCTCTCCCGCGCTGGCTACCGGTTGTACTACGGCAACGACGATGACATCCGAACCTACCTGGCAAGCCAGACTGCGGCAGAGCCTGCAGCCACGCCGCAGCCTGCCGTCCAGCCCGTCGCCCTCGACTGA
- a CDS encoding NADH dehydrogenase subunit: MKQEPQKVITKKGERFIIPIGPQHPALKEPGHFEFAVDGETVTDATVRLGYVHRGIEKGVESRNWVQNLYMLERICGICSHTHAMTYCLGVEKLAAVEVPERAQVIRLIVAELERIHSHMLWLGVAAHEAGFDTLFMYTWRDRETVMDLLELLSGNRVNYSANLLGGVKFDISPQQADKIRQGLAFLAERNTHYLDVVMNDMLLLGRIRGVGVMTRDQAEKLGAIGPTARASGVARDVRLDAPYGAYRMFKPKLILETAGDLEARFIVRLREIADSCRLINEALDNLPPGDLTVRMPRRIKEGETISRVEAPRGEAFYFIKSNGSDLPERIKVRTPTICNMGSVLALARGHQLADMPMILVGIDPCFSCNDRMITLRRPDGEAETWSWGQLCEYGIKAYQR; encoded by the coding sequence ATGAAGCAGGAACCACAGAAAGTCATCACCAAAAAGGGGGAGCGGTTCATCATCCCCATCGGGCCGCAGCACCCCGCCCTCAAGGAGCCGGGTCACTTTGAGTTTGCCGTAGACGGCGAGACCGTAACCGACGCCACCGTGCGGTTGGGGTATGTCCACCGCGGCATCGAGAAGGGCGTGGAAAGCCGCAACTGGGTCCAGAACCTGTACATGCTGGAGCGCATCTGCGGAATCTGCTCCCATACCCACGCCATGACCTACTGCCTGGGCGTGGAAAAGCTGGCCGCCGTCGAGGTGCCGGAGCGGGCACAGGTCATCCGCCTGATCGTGGCCGAGCTGGAGCGCATCCACAGCCATATGCTATGGCTGGGCGTGGCCGCCCACGAAGCCGGCTTCGACACGCTGTTCATGTACACCTGGCGCGACCGTGAAACGGTCATGGACCTGCTGGAGTTGCTCAGCGGCAACCGTGTCAACTACTCGGCCAATCTGCTTGGCGGCGTCAAGTTCGACATCTCCCCGCAACAGGCGGATAAGATCCGCCAGGGGCTGGCCTTCCTGGCGGAGCGCAATACGCACTACCTGGACGTAGTGATGAATGACATGCTGCTGCTGGGCCGTATCCGCGGCGTGGGGGTGATGACCCGCGACCAGGCGGAAAAGCTGGGTGCGATCGGGCCGACCGCCCGCGCTTCCGGCGTGGCCCGCGACGTGCGGCTGGACGCCCCTTACGGTGCGTACCGGATGTTCAAGCCAAAACTGATTCTGGAAACAGCGGGTGACCTGGAAGCACGCTTCATCGTCCGTCTGCGCGAGATCGCCGATAGCTGCCGTCTGATCAACGAGGCGCTGGATAACCTGCCGCCCGGCGACCTGACCGTGCGCATGCCGCGCCGCATCAAGGAAGGCGAGACGATCAGCCGCGTGGAAGCGCCGCGCGGTGAGGCGTTTTACTTCATCAAGAGCAACGGCTCCGACCTCCCGGAACGGATCAAGGTCCGCACGCCGACCATCTGCAATATGGGGTCGGTCCTGGCCCTGGCCAGGGGCCACCAGCTGGCCGACATGCCCATGATCCTGGTCGGGATTGATCCGTGCTTCTCCTGCAACGACCGCATGATCACCCTCAGGCGGCCAGACGGCGAAGCGGAGACGTGGAGCTGGGGCCAGTTGTGCGAGTATGGCATCAAGGCGTACCAACGATGA
- a CDS encoding hydrogenase 3 maturation endopeptidase HyCI, protein MTSEPTWQARLRQSLQPRRSLPSSPSPSTEGAPEPARRIRVAILGIGNATGGDDAAGSVVARLLIPHLSGRENVLVIDGGAAPENCTGPLRRFRPDLVLLVDAAQMDAPPGAVRWLDWSAIDGLSASTHTLPPSLLARYLVAETGCTLAVIGIQPAGNAFGAPLTPPVQAAVTEIVDVLRRELGREAPE, encoded by the coding sequence ATGACATCCGAACCTACCTGGCAAGCCAGACTGCGGCAGAGCCTGCAGCCACGCCGCAGCCTGCCGTCCAGCCCGTCGCCCTCGACTGAGGGCGCTCCTGAGCCTGCCCGGCGCATCCGGGTGGCCATCCTGGGCATTGGCAACGCTACTGGCGGCGATGATGCCGCTGGTAGCGTTGTTGCCCGGCTGCTCATACCGCACCTGTCCGGGCGAGAAAACGTCCTGGTGATCGATGGTGGGGCTGCGCCGGAGAACTGCACCGGGCCGTTGCGCCGCTTCCGCCCCGATCTGGTGCTGCTGGTCGACGCGGCGCAAATGGACGCGCCACCGGGCGCGGTGCGCTGGCTGGATTGGTCAGCGATCGATGGCCTGAGCGCCAGCACGCACACCCTGCCGCCGAGTCTGTTAGCCCGCTACCTGGTGGCGGAAACTGGCTGCACGCTGGCTGTGATCGGCATCCAGCCAGCGGGCAATGCTTTCGGCGCGCCGCTCACACCACCCGTCCAGGCGGCGGTGACAGAGATCGTGGATGTCCTGAGGCGGGAGCTAGGACGGGAAGCACCGGAATAG
- a CDS encoding glycosyltransferase family 4 protein encodes MPLKVWQLDPAQMTTYYNLALCSALARAGCDVRYVTSRFLYDENLPDLEGFVVDTHYFRGLSWPILLHYPRLRRLLRAISYPFGHLETLQAIRRERPDIVHVQWSRLPRLDGWLIRRVRAAGIPVVHSVHDVVPLFALNANPDRLGQIYTSVDALIVHTQSSREALLMHYPAIRPERVHVIPHIAIRNHAIPPGASQEAARQSLQLPLTAPVFLFFGAIKAYKGLDVLATAFERVSRERQDAWLVIAGRPDGPQQTRLLQQMQKRANVRVLAEFVPYNDVWRYFYAADVIVFPYHYIYQSGALITALSFGRAVIVTAAGGLPEGVDGNGWVVPPGDAIAFAGAMLAALADASSLPDKGRRSQEILEERFGEAIVAKQTIQLYEALHRGKRP; translated from the coding sequence ATGCCCCTCAAAGTTTGGCAGCTCGATCCAGCCCAGATGACCACCTACTACAATCTGGCGCTGTGCAGCGCCCTGGCTAGGGCCGGCTGTGACGTCCGCTACGTGACCTCCCGCTTCCTCTACGATGAAAATCTGCCAGATCTCGAAGGTTTTGTAGTAGATACCCACTACTTTCGCGGGCTGAGCTGGCCCATCCTGTTGCACTACCCACGCCTGCGTCGTCTGCTACGGGCGATCAGTTACCCCTTCGGACACCTGGAAACCTTGCAGGCGATCCGGCGCGAGCGACCGGATATCGTCCATGTGCAGTGGAGCCGCCTGCCCCGCCTGGACGGCTGGCTGATCCGCCGTGTTCGTGCAGCGGGTATCCCGGTGGTGCACAGTGTGCACGACGTTGTGCCCCTCTTTGCCCTGAACGCCAATCCCGATCGCCTGGGACAGATCTACACCAGTGTTGATGCCCTGATTGTCCACACGCAATCCAGCCGGGAGGCTTTGCTGATGCACTACCCGGCTATCCGTCCGGAGCGCGTACACGTGATCCCGCACATCGCCATCAGGAATCACGCTATCCCGCCAGGGGCCAGCCAGGAAGCTGCCCGTCAAAGCCTGCAATTACCCCTGACAGCGCCAGTGTTCCTATTCTTCGGCGCGATCAAGGCATACAAGGGCCTGGATGTGTTAGCTACGGCCTTTGAGCGTGTTAGCCGCGAACGCCAGGACGCCTGGCTGGTTATCGCTGGTAGGCCAGATGGTCCTCAACAAACCCGCCTGCTCCAGCAAATGCAAAAGCGTGCCAATGTGCGCGTGCTGGCGGAATTTGTACCCTACAACGACGTATGGCGGTACTTTTATGCAGCCGATGTGATTGTCTTCCCCTACCATTACATCTACCAGAGCGGGGCGCTGATCACGGCGCTGAGCTTTGGGCGCGCCGTAATCGTCACTGCAGCGGGGGGGCTGCCGGAAGGAGTAGACGGCAACGGCTGGGTAGTCCCACCCGGGGACGCGATAGCTTTTGCCGGGGCTATGCTGGCTGCGCTAGCCGACGCGTCTTCCCTGCCGGACAAGGGCCGCCGCTCCCAGGAAATTCTTGAAGAACGCTTTGGTGAAGCCATCGTTGCCAAGCAGACTATACAGCTTTACGAGGCGCTACACCGTGGAAAGCGACCATGA